The following coding sequences are from one Syngnathus acus chromosome 14, fSynAcu1.2, whole genome shotgun sequence window:
- the LOC119133540 gene encoding heart- and neural crest derivatives-expressed protein 1-like — protein sequence MNLIGGYQHHHHHHHHLMHEAFPFVQRCHQDAPPYFQSWVLNHGEVPPDFQIQAPYQAGAELTPAAAAAAAAASSSQHEHARLDGLQAGMAKRRASGPKKERRRTESINTAFAELRECIPNVPADTKLSKIKTLRLATSYIAYLMDVLAKDSGETEGFKAEIKKFDNRDLKRKREMNEGPAPDSFGPEKKVKGRTGWPQQVWALELNQ from the exons ATGAACCTGATCGGGGGCTACCagcaccatcatcatcaccaccaccacctcatGCACGAAGCCTTCCCGTTCGTGCAGCGCTGCCACCAGGACGCACCGCCTTACTTCCAGAGCTGGGTGCTCAACCACGGCGAGGTGCCTCCGGACTTCCAAATCCAGGCGCCTTACCAGGCGGGCGCGGAGCTGACGCCggccgcggcggcggcggcggcggcggcctccTCCTCGCAGCACGAGCACGCCCGCCTCGATGGCCTGCAGGCGGGCATGGCCAAGCGGCGGGCTTCCGGGCCCAAGAAGGAGCGCCGGCGGACGGAGAGCATCAACACGGCGTTCGCCGAGCTCCGGGAGTGCATCCCCAACGTGCCCGCCGACACCAAACTGTCCAAAATCAAGACGCTGCGTCTGGCCACCAGCTACATCGCCTACCTGATGGACGTGCTGGCCAAGGACTCCGGAGAGACGGAGGGCTTCAAGGCCGAAATTAAGAAATTCGACAATCGGGATCTgaaaaggaaaagagagaTG AACGAAGGTCCTGCACCGGACTCGTTTGGTCCCGAGAAGAAGGTGAAGGGTCGGACCGGATGGCCGCAGCAGGTTTGGGCTCTGGAGCTCAAccaatga